GATGGAGTAGGCCGCGCTCCCGAGGTTCAGCGTCGGCGGGACCCCGCGGTACCACTGCATCGCGTACCACCCGGCCAGCACGAGGGCCGCGAGGTGGGGCGCGTACCGGACCCCGGCGGCCATCGGCGTCGTCCCCTCGAACTCCCGGAGGCGGTCGGTCCCGAAGACGAACGGGACGTAGACGAACGCCAGCGCGTAGACGAAACTCGACCCGAGGACGCTCTCGGCCCCCTGCGCGTACCTGCTGAGGATGACCAACACGACGGAGACGACGAGCGTGACGAACGCGTACATGAAGACGGCGTAGCCGAATATCAGCAGGTAGTCGCCGTGCCTGCGCGCTCGTTCGGTGCAACGGTAGGAGTTCCGAACCGCGACGGCCGACGTGAGCAGAAACAGCAGGAGGACCGCACCGACCGCGCCGGTGGACGTGGCGGTGGACTGCTGGAACTTCATCAGGTAGACCGAGAGCGCGCCGAAGATGCCGATGACCGTGAACAACTGGTGGTTGGTTTCGAGGAACTCCTCTATCGACGGCGGTCGCTCGTCCGCGGTTCCGGTACGCCTCCGACCAGCGAGTTCGCCCCACCGACCCATGGATAGTGGAGTCCGAGGGTCGTTCATAAAGGCGGCGTAACCGCGACTCGACAGGTCGCTTCCAGAGCCAGTTCCGCGCTCGTCCGACTGGAGACGTATAATATTATGTATACCAATCAAAAACGTTGTCTAAACACAAGTATACAATTCTCTAACGTCGCCGCGCTCCCGCCGGGACCACGTTGAAGTCGCTCCGCGTCGTTTACCGACGACGGAATGACGCTCCTCGTGGAAATCGGGTGTCCGGACTGCGGCCGGAAATCCCCCGTTCGAAAACGGGGTCTCGGACGCTACTACTGCACGGGCTGTGACCGGGAGTTCACCCAGTCGGAGGTCCTCCCCGAGTAGCCCCGCGCTTCGGGAGTGGACCGGGGTTCAGTCGCTCTCCGCCGAGAACTCTGCGGAACCGGACTCGGATTCGCCGCCGGTTTCGGTCTCGTCGCCGTCTGCGTCCTCGCCGCGGAGCAGACGCTCGGCCTTCTTTCGGTCCTCGGGGTAGCCAACGTCCACGCGCCACCCGTCCATCCGAATCGCGTCGATGGTGCGTCCGCTCTGGATGAGCAGGTCGATTGCCTCGCTGATTTCGTACTCGCCGCGATTGGAGGGTTGGACGAGGTGACAGGCGTGGAAGATGGCGGGCGTGAACGTGTAGAACCCGGTCATCACGAGGTTCGACGGCGGATTCTCGGGTTTCTCTACCACGTCGGTAATCTCGCCGTAGTCGTTGGTCGCACAGACGCCGTAGCGTCCGGCCTCCTCGTAGGGCACTTCTTCGGTGAGGAACGCGGCGTCCGCGCGGTCCTCTCGCTGGCGTTTCACCACGTCGCCGAGGTTCGCGTCGAACACGTTGTCCCCCAACATCAGCATGAAGTCGTCTTCGACGTGTTCTTCGACAGTGAGGAGGGCGTGGGCGAGTCCCTTCTGTTCGCGCTGGTGGGAGTACGTAATCGGGACGCCCTCGAACGCGTCGCCGTAGTAGCTGATTATGTCCTGCTTGCGGTAGCCCACGACTACCACGAATTCGTCGGCACCGAGCGCCCTCAGTTCCTCGAAGCAGTGTGTCAGGATGGGTTCCCCGTCTATCTCGACCATCCCCTTGGGCTTCTCGTCGGTCAGCGGTCGCAGGCGGGTTCCCTCTCCGGCGGCGAGTACGACGGCTTTCATGGTTCTCTGCGGGGTGACTACTTCGACCGGTAAATAGCTCTCGGCCCGACACGTTGGGTTATTCCGGTCTCGTGCGCGCAGGACTGCGCGCACGAGACACCGCACGGGCGATTGAACCCGCACGGACGACTGAATCGAACGCGGCCGTCGGCCGCGTTCGCGGGCCGAAGGCACCTCGCCCGAAGGACTAACCCGTCGCGTTTCCAAGAGCGTCCCATGTGGCCATGGGGACATCTCGCGGTCGGCTACCTGCTTTACACCGCCTTCGTCCACCTCCGGAGTCGCCGCGCGCCAGACGGCTACGCCACCGTCGCGCTGGCGTTCGGCACGCAGTTTCCGGACCTCGTGGACAAACCGCTGGCGTGGACGTTCGGTCTAATTCCCAACGGCCGGTCGCTGGCCCACTCGCTTCTGAGCGCCGCCGTCGTGATTGCCGTCGTCCACGCCCTGCTCCGACGGTTCGACCGCCCGGCCGTGGCGACTGCGTTCGCCATCGGCTACCTCTCACACCTGCTCGGTGACGCGCTCTACCCCGCGCTGACCGGCGACTTCTACTCGCTGGGCTTTCTCGCGTGGCCGGTCGTGCCCGCCGTCGAGTACGCGACCGAACCGAGTTTCGCGGCCCACCTCCGGGGACTCTCGCTGAGTTCGTTCGTCGCCGTCGAGGGACTGCTGGCGCTCGTGGTCTTCGGCGTCTGGGCCTACGACGGCGCGCCGGGTCTCCGAGTCGTCGCCGCGATTCCCCGATGGGTCGGCCGAAAGCTCTCGGTCTAACTTCGGTAGGGCGCACAGGCGGCCCGTCGAACGCGCTGGGTGGCGGCCTGAAACCTCGCGTTTCGTCCGCCAGCGGATTTATACCAATCGTCGTGGACTGTCTGGCGGGGGAGAAATCAATGAGCCGTAAGCACGCATCTTTGGCTATCCTGTTAGCCACAGCCACGATTTTCGGGGGTGTAGCCACTACCTTCGCCGCGACGGGGACCGACGCCGGGCCGGTCCAGTCGCCGCCGAGCGAGGTGGTGCGAGAGACGCAAGCGACCAACACGTCGGTCACGTTGGAGAACCAGACGAGCGGCGGCACCGTCGTCACCATCTCGCAGGTGAGTCTGTCGGAGGGCGGATTCGTCGTCGTCCACGACCGGAGCCTCCTGAACGGGTCGGTCCTCGACAGCGTTCGCGGGTCCTCGGAGTACCTCGAAGCCGGGTCCCACGAGAACGTCGAGGTAACGCTCGACCAACCAATCGAGGAGTCCCAGCGTCTCCTCGCGCTCGCCTACCGGGACACGAACGGTAACCAGAGCTTCGACTTCGTGGAGACGCAGGGTCAAGACGACGGCGCGTACACGGTGGACAATCAGGTCGTCGTGGACGAGGCGTTCGTCACCGTCGAGGAAGTGACCGAAACGACTACCACGGAGACGACCACCGAGACGACTACGACGGAGACGCCGACAGAAACGACGACCACGACAGAAACGACAACCGAGACACCGACCGAAACGACGACCACGACAGAAACGACAACCGAGACACCGACCGAAACGACGACCACGACAGAAACGACAACCGAGACACCGACCGAAACGACGACCACGACAGAAACGACAACCGAGACACCGACCGAAACGACGACCACGACAGAAACGACAACCGAGACGCCGACCGAAACGACGACCACGACAGAAACGACAACCGAGACGCCGACCGAAACGACGACCACGACAGAAACGACAACCGAGACGCCGACCGAAACGACGACTACGATTGAGACGCCGACCGAAACGACGACTACGATTGAGACGCCGACCGAAACGACGACCGAGGCGACCACGATAGAGACGACGACCGAAACCGAGACCACGACGACCGAGGAACCGACCGAGACGACCACGATAGAGACGACGACCGAAACGACGACCACGACGATGGCCGAGCAACCGGTCGAAGAACGCCGGATTTCGTTCCGAATCGACAACGCCAACGTCGAGGGGTTCTCGTTCATCGTCGGGAGCGCAGACGAACCCGACCGGACGGTCGTCGTGGAGAACGTCACGATTAGCGACCGGACGGTCCGCGTGGACCTCACGAAACTCCTGAGCGGCGCGTCGCTCGAAG
Above is a genomic segment from Halorussus caseinilyticus containing:
- the aglF gene encoding UTP--glucose-1-phosphate uridylyltransferase AglF, which gives rise to MKAVVLAAGEGTRLRPLTDEKPKGMVEIDGEPILTHCFEELRALGADEFVVVVGYRKQDIISYYGDAFEGVPITYSHQREQKGLAHALLTVEEHVEDDFMLMLGDNVFDANLGDVVKRQREDRADAAFLTEEVPYEEAGRYGVCATNDYGEITDVVEKPENPPSNLVMTGFYTFTPAIFHACHLVQPSNRGEYEISEAIDLLIQSGRTIDAIRMDGWRVDVGYPEDRKKAERLLRGEDADGDETETGGESESGSAEFSAESD
- a CDS encoding metal-dependent hydrolase, which produces MWPWGHLAVGYLLYTAFVHLRSRRAPDGYATVALAFGTQFPDLVDKPLAWTFGLIPNGRSLAHSLLSAAVVIAVVHALLRRFDRPAVATAFAIGYLSHLLGDALYPALTGDFYSLGFLAWPVVPAVEYATEPSFAAHLRGLSLSSFVAVEGLLALVVFGVWAYDGAPGLRVVAAIPRWVGRKLSV
- a CDS encoding DUF7282 domain-containing protein codes for the protein MSRKHASLAILLATATIFGGVATTFAATGTDAGPVQSPPSEVVRETQATNTSVTLENQTSGGTVVTISQVSLSEGGFVVVHDRSLLNGSVLDSVRGSSEYLEAGSHENVEVTLDQPIEESQRLLALAYRDTNGNQSFDFVETQGQDDGAYTVDNQVVVDEAFVTVEEVTETTTTETTTETTTTETPTETTTTTETTTETPTETTTTTETTTETPTETTTTTETTTETPTETTTTTETTTETPTETTTTTETTTETPTETTTTTETTTETPTETTTTTETTTETPTETTTTIETPTETTTTIETPTETTTEATTIETTTETETTTTEEPTETTTIETTTETTTTTMAEQPVEERRISFRIDNANVEGFSFIVGSADEPDRTVVVENVTISDRTVRVDLTKLLSGASLEESLGEAAADGEVSRSELQTVEFVFRDVTIQNVEFVVTAPKGVETRLPERTTTPTETTTEESTETTTEVLTETTATPTETETTTEELTETETTTETTTAAEPSLRVPALDAPQTVVLNGSQLVVGAEVSNPSDRTVTETVQLRIDGTVVAQQTVKAEPGETRQVQFELGKSDLGLEPGQAFLGVLTDDFGETVIITVEDRRQDSDTTTAEG